GGCACGCGGGCGCCACGACTTCTGGCCGCTGTGGCTGTTTCTCTGGGCCGGGCTCAACGCGCTCTTCGTGTCCGGCGACATCTTCAACCTCTACGTCACGCTCGAACTGCTCGGCTTTTCCGCGGTCGCCCTCGTCGCCCTCGCCGGGACGCGCGATGCCATCACGGCGGCCATGCGGTACATGCTGGCGAGCCTGCTCGGTTCGCTGTCGTTCCTGCTGGGCGTCGCGCTGATCTACGGCGCGTACGCCACGCTGGACCTGGCGAGGCTCGCCGAGGCGTCCCGGTCGGATCCGGCGACGCTCGTGGCGCTCACGCTGATGACGACGGGGCTGATGATCAAGGGGGCAGCGTTCCCGCTGCACTTCTGGCTGCCGCCTGCGCACTCGAGCGCGCCGGCGCCGGTCAGCGCCCTGCTCTCCGCGCTCGTCGTGAAGGCCCCGTTCGCCATCCTGGCGCGCCTCTGGTTCGACAGCTTCGCGTCGCTGAACACCGCGGCCCTCGCGGCGTGGCTCGGCGCGCTCGGCGCCGCGGCGCTCGTCTGGGGTGGCATCCTCGCCCTCCGCCAGGCCCGCCTGAAGCTGCTGGTGGCCTACTCGACCGTCGCCCAGCTCGGATACCTCTTCCTGGTCTTCCCGCTCGCGCGCGAGGCCGATACCGGCTTCACGGCGTGGAGCGGCGTCATGTTCTTCGTGGCGGCCCACGCCGCCGCGAAGGCCGCGATGTTCCTCGCGGCCGGCAACGTCATGCACGCGCTCGGCCACGACGAGCTCGACCGCATGGCCGGCCTCACGCGGGTGCTGCCGCGGTCGGCCTTCGCGCTCGTGCTCGCCGGCGTGAGCCTGATGGGGCTTCCGCCGAGCGGCGGCTTCCTCGCGAAGTGGCTCCTGCTGCACGCAGCCATCACGCGCGGCGAGTGGTGGTGGGTCGCCGGCATGCTCGCGGGCACGGCGCTCGCCATCGCCTACATCATGCGCGTGGTCGCCCGCATGTTCGCGGAGCCGTCCACGCCGCCGAAGGCCGCAGCCGTTCCGGCGTCCATGGAATGGGCGGCGCTCTCGCTGGCGACGCTGGCGGCGCTCATGGCGCTCGCCGCGGTGCTGCCGTTCGACCTGCTGCGCATCGGGGCGCCCGTGGCCGGGCCGCTGCTCTTCGGGGGGGCGCCATGAGCTTCGACGCCTCGCTGCCCGTCCTGATCGTCTTCAGCTCGTTCTTCACGGGCGTCGTCATCTTCTTCCTCGACGAGGAGAGCCACCTCCTGCGCACGGTGCTCAACCTGATCGGCGCGCTCCTCAAGGTGGCGCTCGTCGGTGTGCTCATCTGGGGGGTCCTGCACGAGCACGTCTACGAGACGCGGCTGACGCTGCTGCCGGGGCTCGACTTCGCGTTGCGCGCCGACGCGCTCTCCGTGCTCTTCGTGACGCTCTCCGCCGTGCTGTGGCTGGCGACGACGCTGTACGCCGTGGGCTACCTCGAGGACTCGCCGAACCGCAGCCGGTTCTTCGGCGTCTTCAGCCTGTGCGTGAGCGCGACCATGGGCATCGCGCTCGCCGGCAACCTCGTCACGTTCCTGATCTTCTACGAGGCGCTGACCCTCTCGACCTTTCCGCTGGTCGTGCATCGGGGCACGGTGAAGGCGCTCAGGGCCGGCGCGGTGTACCTCGCCTACACCATGGGCGGCGGCATGCTCGTGCTGCTGGCGACCGTGTGGCTGCAGAGCTTCGCGGGACCCGTCGAGTTTCGGGAGCGGGGCGTGCTCGAGCCCTACGCCCTGACGCACGGCTGGCAGCTCGTCGTGCTGTTCTTCATGTTCGTCGCCGGCCTCGGCGTGAAATCGGCCATCGTGCCGCTGCACGGCTGGCTGCCCAAGGCCATGGTCGCGCCAGCGCCCGTCAGCGCGCTCCTCCACGCCGTCGCAGTCGTCAAGGCCGGCGTGTTCGGCATCGTCCGTGTCGTCTACGACGTG
The nucleotide sequence above comes from Acidobacteriota bacterium. Encoded proteins:
- a CDS encoding oxidoreductase, whose translation is MTPLAGVMLSFLLPRRAAGIGLATSAAVAGASGLFVAHVARHGATRYAIGGWGAPLGIEFVADGLSAWLVGLGAVVGLAVSAYALSYFGPHAGGHDDDEGARGRHDFWPLWLFLWAGLNALFVSGDIFNLYVTLELLGFSAVALVALAGTRDAITAAMRYMLASLLGSLSFLLGVALIYGAYATLDLARLAEASRSDPATLVALTLMTTGLMIKGAAFPLHFWLPPAHSSAPAPVSALLSALVVKAPFAILARLWFDSFASLNTAALAAWLGALGAAALVWGGILALRQARLKLLVAYSTVAQLGYLFLVFPLAREADTGFTAWSGVMFFVAAHAAAKAAMFLAAGNVMHALGHDELDRMAGLTRVLPRSAFALVLAGVSLMGLPPSGGFLAKWLLLHAAITRGEWWWVAGMLAGTALAIAYIMRVVARMFAEPSTPPKAAAVPASMEWAALSLATLAALMALAAVLPFDLLRIGAPVAGPLLFGGAP
- a CDS encoding monovalent cation/H+ antiporter subunit D family protein, with the protein product MSFDASLPVLIVFSSFFTGVVIFFLDEESHLLRTVLNLIGALLKVALVGVLIWGVLHEHVYETRLTLLPGLDFALRADALSVLFVTLSAVLWLATTLYAVGYLEDSPNRSRFFGVFSLCVSATMGIALAGNLVTFLIFYEALTLSTFPLVVHRGTVKALRAGAVYLAYTMGGGMLVLLATVWLQSFAGPVEFRERGVLEPYALTHGWQLVVLFFMFVAGLGVKSAIVPLHGWLPKAMVAPAPVSALLHAVAVVKAGVFGIVRVVYDVYGVEFSQDLGVLGPLAAAAAATILYGSLRAVFQDDLKRRLAYSTVSQVSYIVLGAALFGPVATLGGLVHLVHQGLMKITMFFCAGNYAETLGVHKVSELHGAGRRMPWTTAAFTIGALGMIGVPPFVGFFSKWFLGLGALDAGRGEFVLVLVGSSLLNAIYFLPILHKAWFLPQRGPWPAEHVSGRLETHWMLLAPPLATAAAVVVFGVMADMPFSPLQWAQLIVTREYGR